One window of the Gambusia affinis linkage group LG13, SWU_Gaff_1.0, whole genome shotgun sequence genome contains the following:
- the LOC122842052 gene encoding polyribonucleotide nucleotidyltransferase 1, mitochondrial isoform X2, whose amino-acid sequence MMKLEISSGSLARFADGSAVVQLGDTSVMVTAVSKTKPSLSQFMPLVVDYRQKAAAAGRIPTNYLRRELGTTDNEILTSRLIDRSIRPLFPPGYFYDTQVLCNLLAVDGVNDPDVLAINAASAALALSDIPWHGPIGAVRVGMVDGELLVNPTRAEMASSSLNLIVAGAPSSQVVMIEASAENVLQQDFCHAVKVGVKHTQQIILAIQQLVREQKITKRTPVKMFSVPTEMVEHVRQSFAERIYAVFTDYTHDKISRDEAINKVRLETEESIKEKFPLAEPFEVIESFNAVSKEVFRNLVLNEYKRCDGRELTALRKISCEIDLFKPLHGSALFQRGQTQVLSSVTFDSLESSVKTDIITTALSGIKDKNFMLHYEFPPYATNETGKMGGLNRRELGHGALAEKALRPVIPKDFPFTIRVTAEVLESNGSSSMASACGGSLALMDSGVPISSAVAGVAIGLISKANPEKPTEIEDYRLLTDILGIEDYLGDMDFKLAGTNKGITALQADVKIPGLPLKVVMEAIQQATVAKREILGIMNKCIAKPRENRKENGPVVENVRVPVSRRGRFVGPGGYNLRRIQAQTGVTISQMDEETFSVFAPTPGAMNEAQDFIKDICKDDQEQQLEFGAIYTATISEIRDVGVMVKLYPNMTPVLLHNSQLDHKRIKHPSALGLEVGQEIQVKYFGRDPTDGRMRLSRKVLHSPAATVVKTLSEKQSISMGASSFHRDSSDS is encoded by the exons ATGAT GAAACTTGAAATCTCTTCAGGGAGTTTGGCCAGATTTGCTGATGGGTCTGCTGTAGTacag CTGGGAGACACCTCAGTGATGGTGACCGCCGTCAGCAAAACCAAACCGTCGCTGTCTCAGTTCATGCCACTTGTT GTGGACTACAGGCAgaaagcagctgctgcaggtcgaATCCCCACCAACTATTTGAGACGAGAGCTGGGCACTACAGACAATGAAATCCTCACCAGCAGACTCATCG ATCGCTCGATAAGGCCACTTTTCCCTCCTGGATACTTTTATGACACTCAG GTTCTTTGTAACCTGCTTGCAGTTGATGGTGTCAATGATCCAGATGTTTTAGCAATTAATGCAG CTTCGGCTGCTCTGGCTCTGTCGGACATCCCTTGGCATGGACCCATAG GTGCTGTGAGAGTCGGCATGGTTGATGGAGAGCTGCTGGTCAACCCCACCAGGGCAGAGATGGCGTCCAGCAGTCTGAACCTTATTGTGGCCGGAGCCCCCAGCAGTCAAGTGG TGATGATCGAAGCGTCGGCTGAGAACGTGCTGCAGCAGGACTTCTGCCATGCAGTGAAGGTGGGAGTCAAACACACTCAGCAGATCATCCTGGCCATCCAGCAGCTGGTGCGGGAGCAGAAGATCACCAAGCGAACGCCGGTGAAGATGTTCTCTGTTCCCACGGAGATGGTGGAACACGTGCGGCA ATCATTTGCTGAGAGGATCTATGCTGTTTTTACAGATTACACACATGATAAG ATTTCAAGAGATGAAGCGATCAATAAAGTTCGACTGGAAACCGAGGAAAGCATAAAAG AAAAATTTCCGCTGGCTGAGCCGTTTGAAGTCATCGAATCGTTCAACGCTGTGAGCAAAGAGGTCTTCCGAAATTTAGTGCTTAATGAATACAAGAG ATGCGATGGGAGGGAACTGACGGCTTTAAGGAAGATTTCCTGCGAAATTGACCTCTTCAAGCCGCTCCATGGCTCCGCTCTGTTTCAGAGAGGACAAACTcag GTGCTTTCCAGTGTTACATTTGACTCCCTGGAGTCCAGCGTCAAGACGGATATCATCACTACGGCTCTGAG tggcatcaaagacaaaaacttcATGCTTCATTATGAA TTTCCTCCTTACGCAACGAATGAGACCGGGAAGATGGGAGGACTCAACAGGAGAGAACTAGGACACG gtgCTCTTGCTGAGAAGGCTCTGAGGCCCGTCATCCCTAAAGATTTCCCTTTCACCATCAGGGTCACAGCTGAAGTGCTGGAGTCAAACG GGTCGTCTTCAATGGCTTCGGCATGTGGAGGCAGCCTGGCTCTCATGGATTCAG GTGTTCCCATCTCCTCTGCGGTGGCAGGTGTCGCCATCGGTCTCATCTCCAAGGCGAACCCGGAGAAACCAACCGAGATAGAAGACTACAGATTGCTGACAGATATTCTG GGAATAGAGGACTATCTGGGAGACATGGACTTCAAGCTGGCAGGAACAAACAAAGGCATCACTGCTTTACAG GCTGATGTGAAGATTCCAGGTTTGCCTCTAAAGGTGGTCATGGAGGCGATTCAGCAGGCCACAG TGGCGAAGAGGGAAATATTGGGCATTATGAACAAATGTATAGCAAAACCCAGAGAGAACAGGAAGGAGAACGGACCGGTTGTTG AAAATGTCCGGGTGCCTGTGTCTAGGAGAGGTCGCTTTGTTGGTCCGGGAGGATATAACCTTCGCAGAATTCAGGCTCAGACAG GCGTTACAATAAGCCAGATGGACGAGGAGACTTTTTCTGTGTTCGCCCCGACACCTGGAGCGATGAACGAAGCCCAAGACTTCATCAAAGACATCTGCAAAGACGAT CAAGAACAGCAGCTGGAGTTCGGAGCCATCTACACTGCCACAATCTCAGAGATAAG GGACGTTGGCGTTATGGTGAAACTTTACCCTAACATGACTCCAGTCCTGCTGCACAATTCCCAGTTGGACCACAAACGA ATTAAACATCCCAGTGCTTTGGGCTTAGAGGTGGGACAGGAGATACAG GTAAAGTACTTTGGTCGAGATCCAACAGACGGAAGAATGAGGCTCTCTCGGAAGGTGCTTCACTCCCCTGCTGCAACTGTTGTCAAGACACTGAGTGAGAAGCAGAGCATCTCCATGGGCGCCAGCAGCTTCCACAGGGACAGCAGCGATTCATGA
- the LOC122842052 gene encoding polyribonucleotide nucleotidyltransferase 1, mitochondrial isoform X1, with amino-acid sequence MRYLVGLGRSFARLHVRSCHQSIYSRNSNPRRVGVDLGEKKLEISSGSLARFADGSAVVQLGDTSVMVTAVSKTKPSLSQFMPLVVDYRQKAAAAGRIPTNYLRRELGTTDNEILTSRLIDRSIRPLFPPGYFYDTQVLCNLLAVDGVNDPDVLAINAASAALALSDIPWHGPIGAVRVGMVDGELLVNPTRAEMASSSLNLIVAGAPSSQVVMIEASAENVLQQDFCHAVKVGVKHTQQIILAIQQLVREQKITKRTPVKMFSVPTEMVEHVRQSFAERIYAVFTDYTHDKISRDEAINKVRLETEESIKEKFPLAEPFEVIESFNAVSKEVFRNLVLNEYKRCDGRELTALRKISCEIDLFKPLHGSALFQRGQTQVLSSVTFDSLESSVKTDIITTALSGIKDKNFMLHYEFPPYATNETGKMGGLNRRELGHGALAEKALRPVIPKDFPFTIRVTAEVLESNGSSSMASACGGSLALMDSGVPISSAVAGVAIGLISKANPEKPTEIEDYRLLTDILGIEDYLGDMDFKLAGTNKGITALQADVKIPGLPLKVVMEAIQQATVAKREILGIMNKCIAKPRENRKENGPVVENVRVPVSRRGRFVGPGGYNLRRIQAQTGVTISQMDEETFSVFAPTPGAMNEAQDFIKDICKDDQEQQLEFGAIYTATISEIRDVGVMVKLYPNMTPVLLHNSQLDHKRIKHPSALGLEVGQEIQVKYFGRDPTDGRMRLSRKVLHSPAATVVKTLSEKQSISMGASSFHRDSSDS; translated from the exons ATGAGGTATTTAGTTGGACTAGGACGCTCGTTCGCTCGCCTCCATGTCCGTTCATGTCACCAGAGCATTTATAGCAGGAACTCCAACCCACGGAGAGTGGGAGTAGACCTTGGAGAGAA GAAACTTGAAATCTCTTCAGGGAGTTTGGCCAGATTTGCTGATGGGTCTGCTGTAGTacag CTGGGAGACACCTCAGTGATGGTGACCGCCGTCAGCAAAACCAAACCGTCGCTGTCTCAGTTCATGCCACTTGTT GTGGACTACAGGCAgaaagcagctgctgcaggtcgaATCCCCACCAACTATTTGAGACGAGAGCTGGGCACTACAGACAATGAAATCCTCACCAGCAGACTCATCG ATCGCTCGATAAGGCCACTTTTCCCTCCTGGATACTTTTATGACACTCAG GTTCTTTGTAACCTGCTTGCAGTTGATGGTGTCAATGATCCAGATGTTTTAGCAATTAATGCAG CTTCGGCTGCTCTGGCTCTGTCGGACATCCCTTGGCATGGACCCATAG GTGCTGTGAGAGTCGGCATGGTTGATGGAGAGCTGCTGGTCAACCCCACCAGGGCAGAGATGGCGTCCAGCAGTCTGAACCTTATTGTGGCCGGAGCCCCCAGCAGTCAAGTGG TGATGATCGAAGCGTCGGCTGAGAACGTGCTGCAGCAGGACTTCTGCCATGCAGTGAAGGTGGGAGTCAAACACACTCAGCAGATCATCCTGGCCATCCAGCAGCTGGTGCGGGAGCAGAAGATCACCAAGCGAACGCCGGTGAAGATGTTCTCTGTTCCCACGGAGATGGTGGAACACGTGCGGCA ATCATTTGCTGAGAGGATCTATGCTGTTTTTACAGATTACACACATGATAAG ATTTCAAGAGATGAAGCGATCAATAAAGTTCGACTGGAAACCGAGGAAAGCATAAAAG AAAAATTTCCGCTGGCTGAGCCGTTTGAAGTCATCGAATCGTTCAACGCTGTGAGCAAAGAGGTCTTCCGAAATTTAGTGCTTAATGAATACAAGAG ATGCGATGGGAGGGAACTGACGGCTTTAAGGAAGATTTCCTGCGAAATTGACCTCTTCAAGCCGCTCCATGGCTCCGCTCTGTTTCAGAGAGGACAAACTcag GTGCTTTCCAGTGTTACATTTGACTCCCTGGAGTCCAGCGTCAAGACGGATATCATCACTACGGCTCTGAG tggcatcaaagacaaaaacttcATGCTTCATTATGAA TTTCCTCCTTACGCAACGAATGAGACCGGGAAGATGGGAGGACTCAACAGGAGAGAACTAGGACACG gtgCTCTTGCTGAGAAGGCTCTGAGGCCCGTCATCCCTAAAGATTTCCCTTTCACCATCAGGGTCACAGCTGAAGTGCTGGAGTCAAACG GGTCGTCTTCAATGGCTTCGGCATGTGGAGGCAGCCTGGCTCTCATGGATTCAG GTGTTCCCATCTCCTCTGCGGTGGCAGGTGTCGCCATCGGTCTCATCTCCAAGGCGAACCCGGAGAAACCAACCGAGATAGAAGACTACAGATTGCTGACAGATATTCTG GGAATAGAGGACTATCTGGGAGACATGGACTTCAAGCTGGCAGGAACAAACAAAGGCATCACTGCTTTACAG GCTGATGTGAAGATTCCAGGTTTGCCTCTAAAGGTGGTCATGGAGGCGATTCAGCAGGCCACAG TGGCGAAGAGGGAAATATTGGGCATTATGAACAAATGTATAGCAAAACCCAGAGAGAACAGGAAGGAGAACGGACCGGTTGTTG AAAATGTCCGGGTGCCTGTGTCTAGGAGAGGTCGCTTTGTTGGTCCGGGAGGATATAACCTTCGCAGAATTCAGGCTCAGACAG GCGTTACAATAAGCCAGATGGACGAGGAGACTTTTTCTGTGTTCGCCCCGACACCTGGAGCGATGAACGAAGCCCAAGACTTCATCAAAGACATCTGCAAAGACGAT CAAGAACAGCAGCTGGAGTTCGGAGCCATCTACACTGCCACAATCTCAGAGATAAG GGACGTTGGCGTTATGGTGAAACTTTACCCTAACATGACTCCAGTCCTGCTGCACAATTCCCAGTTGGACCACAAACGA ATTAAACATCCCAGTGCTTTGGGCTTAGAGGTGGGACAGGAGATACAG GTAAAGTACTTTGGTCGAGATCCAACAGACGGAAGAATGAGGCTCTCTCGGAAGGTGCTTCACTCCCCTGCTGCAACTGTTGTCAAGACACTGAGTGAGAAGCAGAGCATCTCCATGGGCGCCAGCAGCTTCCACAGGGACAGCAGCGATTCATGA
- the LOC122842054 gene encoding serine/threonine-protein phosphatase 4 regulatory subunit 3-B-like, with amino-acid sequence MSDTRRRVKVYTLNEDRQWDDRGTGHVSSTFVERLKGISLLVRAESDGSLLLESKISPNTAYQKQQDTLIVWSEADNYDLALSFQEKAGCDEIWEKICQVQGKDPALDITQDPIDESEEDHFEEIPETTHLVELPPCELGRLEEIADLVTSVLSSPIRREKLALALMSEGYIKKLLGLFRVCEDLDNREGLHHLYEIVRGVLFLNKAALFEVMFSDDCIMDVVGCLEYDPALVQPKRHREFLTKTAKFKEVIPITDSELRQKIHQTYRVQYIQDIILPTPSVFEENFLSTLTSFIFFNKVEIVSMLQEDEKFLTEVFAQLTDEATEDSKRRELVNFVKEFCAFSQTLQPQNRDAFYKTLANLGILPALEIVMGMDDLQVRAAAIDIFSYLVEFSPSMVREFVMQEPQQTEDDVLLINVVIKQMICDSDPELGGAVQLMGLLRTLIDPENMLASTNKTEKTEFLSFFYKYCMHVLTAPLLANTAHDKNSKDHPEGSAKINPVCPDNFQTAQLLALILELLTFCVEHHTYHIKTYIMNKDLLRRVLVLMNSKHTFLALCALRFMRRIIGLKDEYYNRYIIKGNLFEPVINALLDNGTRYNLLNSAIIELFEFIKVEDIKSLIAHIVDNFYKALESIEYVQTFKGLKGRYEQEKDRQSQKLNRYRRDARSMDEDEELWFNDDDDDDDGEAVERRMEEDFSDSYEKFMEAKKGAANGANGANNGKTGTIPPASPAVTSSNSSSSSVKTVALPATPVVKTALVGLVDYPDDEDEEEEDEEEEEQQQQQSPRKRPRLSS; translated from the exons ATGTCGGACACTCGGCGGCGGGTGAAAGTGTACACCCTGAACGAAGACCGACAATGGGATGACCGGGGCACCGGACACGTTTCTTCCACATTTGTGGAACGACTGAAGGGAATTTCGTTATTAGTTCGAGCCGAATCTGACG GTTCATTATTGTTGGAGTCGAAGATAAGTCCGAATACCGCATATCAGAAACAACAG GACACACTGATTGTCTGGTCAGAAGCAGATAATTATGACCTTGCCTTAAGTTTCCAGGAAAAGGCCGGCTGTGATGAAATCTGGGAGAAGATTTGTCAG GTTCAAGGCAAGGACCCTGCTCTGGATATCACCCAGGACCCCATCGACGAGTCCGAAGAAGACCACTTCGAAGAGATCCCAGAGACGACCCACCTGGTCGAGCTGCCGCCCTGCGAGTTAGGGCGGCTCGAAGAAATCGCCGACCTGGTCACGTCCGTCTTGTCCTCGCCCATCCGGAGGGAGAAACTCGCCCTGGCGCTGATGAGCGAGGGCTACATCAAGAAACTCCTGGGCCTCTTCAGAGTGTGCGAGGACCTGGACAACCGGGAAGGCCTGCACCACCTCTACGAGATCGTGCGCGGCGTCTTGTTCCTCAACAAAGCGGCCCTGTTCGAGGTGATGTTCTCGGACGACTGCATCATGGACGTGGTGGGTTGTCTGGAGTACGATCCGGCGCTGGTGCAGCCGAAGCGGCACCGGGAGTTTCTGACCAAGACGGCCAAGTTTAAGGAGGTGATTCCCATCACAGACTCGGAGTTGCGGCAGAAAATCCACCAGACCTACAGAGTTCAGTACATCCAGGACATAATCCTGCCCACGCCGTCAGTGTTTGAAGAGAACTTCCTGTCCACCCTCACCTCCTTCATCTTCTTCAACAAAGTGGAAATTGTCAGTATGTTGCAG GAGGATGAGAAGTTCCTCACTGAGGTCTTTGCACAGCTTACAGATGAAGCCACAGAAGACAGTAAAAGAAGAGAATTG GTGAACTTCGTCAAGGAATTCTGTGCTTTTTCGCAAACATTGCAGCCGCAAAACAGGGATGCCTTCTATAAAACTCTGGCTAATCTAGGGATTTTACCCGCTCTTGAAATAGTCATG GGAATGGATGACTTGCAGGTGCGAGCAGCAGCTATTGACATATTCTCCTACCTGGTGGAGTTCAGCCCGTCGATGGTCAGGGAGTTTGTCATGCAGGAGCCACAGCAAACCGAAGAT GACGTTCTCCTGATAAATGTTGTGATCAAGCAGATGATTTGTGACTCTGATCCAGAGTTGGGAGGGGCCGTCCAGCTAATGGGTCTGCTCAGGACTCTAATCGACCCTGAAAACATGCTGGCTTCCACCAAT aaaacagagaagacaGAATTCCTGAGTTTCTTTTACAAGTACTGCATGCATGTCCTGACTGCTCCTCTTCTGGCCAACACTGCACAtgacaaaaactcaaaag ATCATCCAGAAGGATCTGCAAAGATTAACCCAGTTTGTCCAG acAACTTCCAAACGGCTCAGCTGCTCGCTCTGATCCTGGAGCTGCTCACCTTCTGTGTGGAGCATCACACCTACCATATCAAGACCTACATTATGAACAAAGACCTGCTCAGGAGAGTGCTGGTGCTCATGAACTCAAAGCACACCTTCCTTGCTCTTT GTGCGCTGCGTTTCATGCGGAGAATCATTGGACTAAAAGACGAGTACTACAACCGCTACATCATCAAAGGGAACCTGTTTGAACCCGTCATCAATGCCCTGCTGGACAACGGCACCCGATACAACCTCCTCAACTCGGCCATCATCGAGCTCTTCGAGTTCATCAAAGTG GAGGACATCAAATCTCTCATAGCTCACATCGTAGATAATTTCTACAAAGCACTTGAATCCATCGAGTACGTTCAGACTTTCAAGGGCCTGAAAGGCCGATATGAGCAGGAAAAAGACCGGCAGAGTCAGAAACTCAACAG GTATCGTAGAGACGCGCGGTCTATGGACGAGGACGAAGAGTTGTGGTTCAacgatgatgatgacgacgacGACGGTGAGGCGGTGGagaggaggatggaggaggaTTTCTCCGACAGCTACGAAAAGTTCATGGAAGCCAAAAAAG GAGCAGCCAACGGAGCAAACGGTGCCAACAATGGCAAGACTGGAACCATCCCGCCTGCCTCGCCAGCCGTCACGTCAAGCAACAGCTCGTCTTCGTCTGTCAAAACAGTTGCTCTTCCTGCCACTCCTGTTGTTAAG ACTGCTCTTGTCGGGTTGGTGGACTACCCTGAcgatgaggatgaagaggaggaagacgaggaggaggaggagcagcagcagcagcagtctcCGAGAAAGCGACCCCGTCTGAGCTCTTAA
- the cfap36 gene encoding cilia- and flagella-associated protein 36 isoform X1: MAEEDSEWIIESIVGYLGSPEWVIPVTDFMEHKCTVFDDEDENKLSYTEIHQQYKKLVEKLLENYMQEVGINEQQFLDACTSPFAKSQSLQDMFQPVLATDDFQVFRSLMAQKNMELQLQALRVIKEKNGALPECLTDGVDGMTELEQQEMKILEEVLKKSKEEYEEEMSRRLQLEKKAGSTSSRSSDKPNTEDDEAGEATLTSKQSNSSKRTPDSGSSSIQSRVLPALRTPTKSSKSSNADSRQTVEQRDSREAAAEAYLEEAHREAGFSKPYTELLPSEQEQLQQRAAYLRQQRDKLHALKKEQQKIRQMAVLEEPPACPTPAPTANSEAEGEPQMNGASSPPPPLQHSTNSTKQKEISAEEKKKLQKRKHLADKLKEEVIKK, encoded by the exons ATGGCTGAGGAGGACAGCGAGTGGATTATAGAGAGCATCGTCGGCTACCTGGGAAGTCCCGAATGGGTTATCCCAGTCACGGACTTTATGGAACACAAATGTACAG TTTTTGATGACGAGGATGAAAACAAGCTCTCATACACAGAAATCCATCAGCAGTATAAGAAACTT GTGGAGAAACTGTTGGAGAATTACATGCAGGAGGTTGGCATCAACGAGCAGCAGTTCCTGGATGCATGCACCTCTCCCTTTGCCAAGTCTCAATCTTTGCAG gaCATGTTCCAGCCAGTTCTGGCTACAGACGACTTCCAGGTGTTTCGCTCGCTGATGGCTCAGAAGAACatggagctgcagctccaaGCCCTCAGagtcattaaagaaaaaaacg GGGCCCTACCAGAGTGTCTGACCGATGGGGTTGACGGGATGACCGAATTGGAGCAGCAAGAGATGAAAATCCTGGAGGAAGTCCTCAA GAAGTCAAAGGAGGAGTATGAAGAAGAGATGTCCAGGAGGCTGCAATTAGAGAAGAAGGCCGGCTCCACTTCCAGCAGATCCTCAGATAAGCCGAACACAGAAGATGATGAGGCTGGAGAGGCCACGTTGACGTCCAAGCAGAGCAACTCTTCTAAACGCACGCCAG ACTCTGGCAGTAGCAGCATCCAGTCCAGAGTGCTGCCAGCCCTGCGAACTCCTACGAAATCCAGCAAGTCTTCCAACGCCGACAGCCGTCAAACCGTGGAGCAGAGAGACAGCAGGGAGGCTGCGGCCGAGGCCTACCTGGAGGAGGCGCACCGGGAGGCGGGTTTCTCCAAGCCATACACC GAGCTGTTGCCGTCAGAGCAGGAGCAGCTCCAGCAAAGGGCAGCGTACCTGCGTCAGCAGCGAGACAAGCTGCACGCCCTGAAGaaagaacagcagaaaatcAGACAGATGGCCGTCCTGGAGGAGCCACCAGCCTGCCCTACACCAGCACCAACCGCCAACTCG GAGGCAGAGGGAGAGCCCCAGATGAACGGGGCCagctcccctcctcctccattACAACACTCGACCAACTCCACCAAACAGAAG GAGATTTCTgctgaggaaaagaagaagcTCCAGAAGAGGAAACATCTGGCTGACAAGCTGAAGGAGGAAGTCATCAAGAAATAA
- the cfap36 gene encoding cilia- and flagella-associated protein 36 isoform X2, whose product MAEEDSEWIIESIVGYLGSPEWVIPVTDFMEHKCTVFDDEDENKLSYTEIHQQYKKLVEKLLENYMQEVGINEQQFLDACTSPFAKSQSLQDMFQPVLATDDFQVFRSLMAQKNMELQLQALRVIKEKNGALPECLTDGVDGMTELEQQEMKILEEVLKKSKEEYEEEMSRRLQLEKKAGSTSSRSSDKPNTEDDEAGEATLTSKQSNSSKRTPDSGSSSIQSRVLPALRTPTKSSKSSNADSRQTVEQRDSREAAAEAYLEEAHREAGFSKPYTELLPSEQEQLQQRAAYLRQQRDKLHALKKEQQKIRQMAVLEEPPACPTPAPTANSEISAEEKKKLQKRKHLADKLKEEVIKK is encoded by the exons ATGGCTGAGGAGGACAGCGAGTGGATTATAGAGAGCATCGTCGGCTACCTGGGAAGTCCCGAATGGGTTATCCCAGTCACGGACTTTATGGAACACAAATGTACAG TTTTTGATGACGAGGATGAAAACAAGCTCTCATACACAGAAATCCATCAGCAGTATAAGAAACTT GTGGAGAAACTGTTGGAGAATTACATGCAGGAGGTTGGCATCAACGAGCAGCAGTTCCTGGATGCATGCACCTCTCCCTTTGCCAAGTCTCAATCTTTGCAG gaCATGTTCCAGCCAGTTCTGGCTACAGACGACTTCCAGGTGTTTCGCTCGCTGATGGCTCAGAAGAACatggagctgcagctccaaGCCCTCAGagtcattaaagaaaaaaacg GGGCCCTACCAGAGTGTCTGACCGATGGGGTTGACGGGATGACCGAATTGGAGCAGCAAGAGATGAAAATCCTGGAGGAAGTCCTCAA GAAGTCAAAGGAGGAGTATGAAGAAGAGATGTCCAGGAGGCTGCAATTAGAGAAGAAGGCCGGCTCCACTTCCAGCAGATCCTCAGATAAGCCGAACACAGAAGATGATGAGGCTGGAGAGGCCACGTTGACGTCCAAGCAGAGCAACTCTTCTAAACGCACGCCAG ACTCTGGCAGTAGCAGCATCCAGTCCAGAGTGCTGCCAGCCCTGCGAACTCCTACGAAATCCAGCAAGTCTTCCAACGCCGACAGCCGTCAAACCGTGGAGCAGAGAGACAGCAGGGAGGCTGCGGCCGAGGCCTACCTGGAGGAGGCGCACCGGGAGGCGGGTTTCTCCAAGCCATACACC GAGCTGTTGCCGTCAGAGCAGGAGCAGCTCCAGCAAAGGGCAGCGTACCTGCGTCAGCAGCGAGACAAGCTGCACGCCCTGAAGaaagaacagcagaaaatcAGACAGATGGCCGTCCTGGAGGAGCCACCAGCCTGCCCTACACCAGCACCAACCGCCAACTCG GAGATTTCTgctgaggaaaagaagaagcTCCAGAAGAGGAAACATCTGGCTGACAAGCTGAAGGAGGAAGTCATCAAGAAATAA